In one Steroidobacteraceae bacterium genomic region, the following are encoded:
- a CDS encoding cytochrome P460 family protein gives MNKYLWTAALLVATASLAGSGTEVPYPADYRSWRHIKSMVIEEGHPLYSSFGGIHHLYANTKAVAGYRSGHFADGAVIVFDLLDAHEQGGAIVEGDRKVLGVMHRNRARYAATGGWGFEGFAQGARDRRVVADNAAQACFGCHAAQSKTNYLFSAIRD, from the coding sequence ATGAACAAATACCTGTGGACAGCGGCATTGCTCGTTGCGACGGCCAGCCTCGCCGGCAGCGGCACCGAGGTGCCCTACCCGGCCGACTATCGCAGTTGGCGCCATATCAAGAGCATGGTTATCGAAGAAGGCCATCCGCTCTATTCGAGTTTCGGCGGTATTCACCATCTGTACGCAAATACAAAAGCCGTGGCCGGCTATCGCAGCGGACACTTCGCCGATGGCGCGGTTATCGTTTTCGATCTTTTGGACGCGCACGAGCAAGGCGGCGCAATCGTCGAGGGCGACCGTAAGGTGCTGGGGGTTATGCACCGGAATCGCGCGCGCTACGCCGCAACCGGCGGTTGGGGTTTCGAGGGTTTTGCGCAGGGTGCGCGTGATCGACGCGTCGTCGCGGACAATGCCGCACAAGCCTGCTTTGGCTGCCATGCCGCACAAAGCAAGACGAACTATCTCTTCAGCGCGATTCGTGACTGA
- a CDS encoding chromophore lyase CpcT/CpeT, with amino-acid sequence MSDIARRALRVLTLGLAGALAAGCANQQELGREQLAQLLTWYPGQYDNRAQFEAQGSAKRREHIVLHIQRIYAPRIGRNVYFERELSADNPERMVGERIVSFDVADDGRIVQSQYRFTDPGRWRGAASNPDMFKALIDTDFEPLSGCELEWQRRDELFVGENDRKRCRATSSSTGETMLVEQRAELGVDELALGEISFDAAGRLVAGDPNDPFFRFQKMHAR; translated from the coding sequence ATGTCTGACATCGCCCGGCGCGCGTTGCGCGTATTGACACTAGGTCTTGCCGGTGCGCTTGCCGCCGGCTGCGCCAATCAGCAGGAGCTCGGTCGCGAGCAGCTCGCGCAATTGCTCACCTGGTATCCGGGCCAGTATGACAATCGCGCCCAGTTCGAGGCGCAGGGCAGCGCTAAGCGCCGCGAGCACATCGTCCTGCACATTCAACGCATTTACGCACCGCGCATCGGCCGCAATGTGTATTTCGAGCGCGAGCTGTCGGCGGACAATCCCGAGCGCATGGTGGGCGAGCGCATCGTCTCCTTCGACGTGGCCGACGATGGACGCATCGTGCAATCTCAGTACCGGTTCACCGACCCGGGCCGATGGCGCGGCGCCGCGTCGAACCCCGACATGTTCAAGGCGCTCATCGACACCGACTTCGAACCCCTGTCGGGTTGCGAGCTCGAGTGGCAGCGGCGCGACGAGCTGTTCGTCGGCGAGAACGACCGCAAACGCTGTCGCGCAACTTCATCGAGCACGGGCGAAACGATGTTGGTCGAGCAGCGTGCTGAGCTTGGCGTCGATGAACTCGCGCTCGGCGAGATCAGTTTCGATGCGGCGGGCAGGTTGGTCGCCGGTGATCCGAACGACCCGTTCTTCCGCTTCCAGAAAATGCACGCCCGCTAG
- a CDS encoding ADP-ribosylglycohydrolase family protein, with amino-acid sequence MSSPALDLPLHNFYWVVHGRLLAGEYPGGSSDRETRSRINALRDLGIDCFIDLTRPGEREPYNAFLPREVEYQRKPVGDHGIPGQAAEMAEILETIEDALGRNRRVYLHCRAGIGRTGMVAGCHLVESGMSGANALDELNRLWRQSPRSASWDYVPETREQCDYVRNWAGMRDVLLEGATLQAASRLRDRFHGALVGLAVADALAAATQFRAPGGFAPVGDMIGGGPFDLPAGAWSDDTAMALCVAESLLECNGFDTADQIERLTRWQREGYLSATGQCVGITSGVARALAAAKWRQRRFTGSFDPTQLDREPMSRLAPAVMFCLASADDAMRMAENATRLTCQAPLVLDAARLVGAMLHAALSGAGKTRILAPDPRLFQPALKPELAELAAGGFRSFDGARGRGPQTLLEVLAAALLAFERSANYRQGALEVINLGGESDIAGAIYGQLAGAHWGIRAVPAAWRAGLKRIEMIEEFCDRLLALAMLGLA; translated from the coding sequence ATGAGTTCGCCTGCGCTCGATTTGCCATTGCATAATTTCTACTGGGTCGTGCACGGCCGACTGCTGGCCGGCGAGTATCCGGGCGGCAGCAGCGATCGCGAGACCCGCAGCCGTATCAATGCATTGCGCGATCTCGGCATCGACTGCTTCATAGATCTCACCAGGCCCGGGGAGCGCGAGCCCTACAACGCCTTTTTACCGCGCGAAGTCGAATACCAGCGCAAACCCGTCGGCGACCACGGCATTCCGGGCCAGGCGGCCGAAATGGCCGAGATACTCGAGACCATCGAAGATGCACTCGGCCGCAATCGCCGCGTATACCTGCATTGCCGGGCAGGCATCGGGCGCACGGGCATGGTCGCGGGTTGTCATCTGGTCGAGTCCGGCATGAGCGGCGCCAATGCGCTCGACGAACTCAATCGTCTGTGGCGCCAGTCGCCGCGCTCGGCGAGCTGGGACTACGTGCCGGAAACGCGCGAGCAGTGTGACTACGTGCGCAACTGGGCAGGCATGCGCGATGTACTGCTCGAAGGCGCCACCTTGCAGGCAGCCAGCCGTTTGCGCGACCGCTTCCACGGTGCGCTGGTTGGCCTCGCGGTCGCCGATGCATTGGCCGCGGCCACCCAGTTTCGCGCGCCGGGTGGTTTTGCGCCGGTTGGCGACATGATCGGCGGCGGGCCTTTCGATCTGCCGGCTGGCGCGTGGAGCGACGACACTGCGATGGCCCTGTGCGTCGCCGAGAGCCTGCTCGAGTGCAACGGTTTCGATACGGCGGACCAGATCGAACGACTGACGCGCTGGCAGCGCGAGGGGTATCTGTCGGCTACCGGTCAGTGTGTCGGCATCACCTCCGGTGTCGCTCGCGCACTCGCCGCAGCCAAATGGCGCCAGCGACGCTTCACGGGATCCTTCGATCCGACGCAGCTCGACCGCGAGCCCATGTCGCGGCTTGCGCCTGCCGTGATGTTCTGCCTGGCGAGTGCCGATGACGCCATGCGCATGGCCGAGAATGCCACCAGGCTGACCTGCCAGGCGCCGTTGGTGCTCGATGCCGCGAGGCTGGTCGGCGCCATGCTGCATGCGGCGCTGTCGGGCGCAGGCAAGACGCGAATACTCGCGCCCGATCCGCGGCTGTTCCAGCCCGCCTTGAAGCCCGAGCTCGCCGAGCTCGCTGCCGGTGGATTTCGCAGTTTCGATGGGGCACGAGGGCGTGGGCCGCAGACACTGCTCGAAGTACTGGCCGCGGCGCTCCTCGCCTTCGAGCGCAGCGCGAACTACCGCCAGGGCGCACTCGAAGTGATCAACCTCGGCGGCGAAAGTGACATCGCCGGCGCCATCTACGGCCAGCTCGCCGGCGCCCACTGGGGCATACGCGCCGTGCCGGCCGCCTGGCGCGCCGGACTCAAACGTATTGAAATGATTGAAGAATTCTGCGATCGCCTGCTGGCCCTGGCGATGCTGGGCCTGGCCTAG
- a CDS encoding MFS transporter, translating into MSDAPTRRWLDLTSYQWLVLIAAWAGWGFDVFDALLFNFVAPNCIPALLQLPAGSPAAREATVFWTGLLSALLLVGWAGGGVLFGWVADRHGRQRALLITIALYALGTTLCAAATDITQLVVFRALASLGIGGEWAVGAILVAETVPESRRVEAGTLLQTASPLGIVLASVVNYQVAGVWFADQPQQSWRYVFLCGLAPVLLVLLIRSFVRESEHWRRQRSAPRASFAQLFAPGMRRATLCGFALSISGLLTWWACNAFLPLLGATLAGEYAAAHQLDATAARLLAESWKASASNAFNFGGLIGTFAAIPLAKLFGRRPMYMLYFGFSALALLAAFGLDISAPVRMKLLFGVGAGVYGIFSTYVFYLPELFPTRLRGIGSGFVYNVGRVVAAAGPLVVGAVAARAGGASAVLLDTLQWVALIPLAMLLLSPFIVIETRGRALPD; encoded by the coding sequence ATGAGTGACGCTCCCACACGACGCTGGCTCGATCTCACTTCCTACCAGTGGCTGGTGCTGATTGCTGCCTGGGCCGGCTGGGGCTTCGACGTTTTCGACGCGCTGCTTTTCAACTTCGTGGCACCGAACTGCATACCGGCGCTGCTGCAACTGCCCGCCGGATCGCCAGCGGCCCGTGAAGCAACGGTTTTCTGGACTGGTTTGCTCTCGGCACTGCTGTTGGTCGGATGGGCGGGCGGTGGCGTACTGTTCGGCTGGGTTGCCGATCGTCATGGCCGGCAGCGCGCGCTGCTGATCACCATCGCTCTTTATGCCCTGGGGACCACCTTGTGCGCCGCCGCGACCGATATCACACAGCTGGTGGTCTTCCGCGCGCTGGCGAGCCTCGGCATCGGTGGCGAGTGGGCTGTCGGCGCCATCCTGGTCGCGGAGACCGTACCGGAGTCGCGCAGGGTCGAGGCCGGCACACTGCTGCAGACCGCATCGCCACTTGGCATCGTGCTCGCGAGCGTCGTCAACTACCAGGTCGCGGGCGTGTGGTTTGCCGACCAACCGCAGCAATCATGGCGCTACGTTTTCCTCTGCGGACTCGCGCCCGTGCTCCTGGTGCTGCTGATCCGCAGCTTCGTGCGCGAAAGCGAGCACTGGCGGCGTCAACGGAGCGCGCCGCGAGCCTCCTTCGCCCAGCTGTTCGCCCCGGGCATGCGCCGGGCGACACTGTGTGGATTCGCGCTGTCGATTTCCGGCCTGCTGACCTGGTGGGCCTGCAATGCGTTCCTGCCGCTGCTCGGCGCGACGCTCGCCGGCGAATACGCGGCGGCCCATCAACTGGATGCGACCGCGGCCCGCCTGCTCGCCGAGAGCTGGAAGGCGAGCGCATCCAATGCGTTCAATTTCGGCGGCCTGATCGGCACGTTCGCCGCCATTCCGCTCGCCAAGCTCTTCGGCCGGCGGCCGATGTACATGCTTTATTTCGGTTTCTCGGCGCTTGCTCTGCTCGCTGCCTTCGGCCTTGATATTTCAGCGCCGGTGCGGATGAAGCTGCTCTTCGGTGTCGGCGCCGGAGTCTACGGAATATTCAGCACCTATGTGTTCTACCTGCCGGAGTTGTTTCCTACGCGGTTGCGCGGCATCGGCAGTGGCTTTGTCTATAACGTCGGGCGGGTTGTTGCGGCCGCAGGTCCGTTGGTCGTTGGCGCAGTGGCAGCGCGTGCCGGTGGCGCGAGCGCTGTGCTGCTCGACACCCTGCAATGGGTCGCGCTGATTCCGCTCGCAATGCTCCTGCTCTCGCCCTTCATCGTGATCGAAACGCGCGGCCGGGCCTTGCCGGACTGA
- the ttcA gene encoding tRNA 2-thiocytidine(32) synthetase TtcA has product MSRTATRLQAQLRGLVGKAIAEYGMIEPGDRVMVCLSGGKDSYTLLDVLLSLQRSAPVHFELIAVHLDQKQPGYPVDVLPRYLREHGIAFHVIEQDTYSVVKRVIPEGKTMCGLCSRLRRGALYRYAREQGIDKIALGHHRDDIVETLFLNMFFGARLKAMPPKLLSDDGRNVVIRPLAFVAERDIARYARARRFPLIPCDLCGSQQQLQRAAIKKMLADWERRSPGRVESIFNALRHVEPSQLADPRHFDFASLRAENGVDA; this is encoded by the coding sequence ATGTCGCGTACGGCAACGAGATTGCAGGCGCAGCTGCGCGGACTCGTCGGCAAGGCGATTGCCGAGTACGGCATGATCGAGCCGGGCGATCGCGTCATGGTCTGCCTCTCGGGCGGCAAGGATTCCTACACCCTGCTCGATGTGCTGCTGTCCTTGCAGCGCAGCGCGCCGGTGCATTTCGAGCTCATCGCCGTGCACCTTGACCAGAAGCAGCCCGGCTACCCTGTCGATGTACTGCCGCGATACCTTCGCGAGCACGGTATCGCGTTCCACGTCATCGAGCAGGACACGTATAGCGTCGTCAAGCGGGTGATACCCGAAGGCAAGACGATGTGCGGGCTTTGCTCGAGGCTGCGCCGTGGCGCCCTGTATCGCTATGCCCGCGAGCAGGGCATCGACAAGATCGCACTCGGCCACCATCGCGATGACATCGTGGAGACGCTTTTTCTGAACATGTTCTTCGGGGCGCGGCTGAAGGCCATGCCGCCGAAGCTCCTCTCGGATGATGGTCGCAATGTGGTCATCCGGCCGCTTGCCTTCGTCGCCGAGAGGGACATCGCCCGGTACGCCCGGGCGCGGCGCTTTCCGCTCATTCCTTGCGATCTATGCGGTTCGCAGCAGCAGTTGCAGCGCGCGGCCATCAAGAAAATGCTCGCCGATTGGGAACGACGGTCGCCCGGTCGCGTCGAATCCATATTCAATGCGCTGCGTCATGTCGAGCCGTCGCAACTGGCGGATCCGCGCCATTTCGATTTCGCCTCGTTGCGCGCCGAAAACGGGGTCGATGCATGA
- a CDS encoding S9 family peptidase, protein MRIQPSHVLMVLSAAAGVSAAGAAGRAFTAADLVGLARISDPQLSADGRWLAYVVSELDQAANKRRSDIWLQDLTQKSAPARRLTADPANDTSPRWAADGNYLYFLSARSGSTQLWRISPRGGEAQAVSSLPVDVGTFKLAPVGSRVVMSLDVYPDCADLACTAERSKQDTAKQATGEIHDQLFVRHWDSWDDGKRSQLFGAVIGADGRLSQPVALSAAVAANVPSRPFGGDEEYTLSNDGERVIFSARLANASEAWSTNFDLYEVDAAGGGAPRNLTADNPAWDSEPVYLANGDLAYLAMRRPGFESDRFGIMLRERSGKTREVAPQWDRSVSTLARGTDGKSLLAVADDLGQHRLFKVDIGSGKVTALTGDGQVGGFTAGPRGIIVTQGSLVHPADLYWLGRGPATRLSTVNDDRLAGISLGAAEPFTFSGWNNETVHGYVVRPHGYTEGKRFPVAFVVHGGPQGSFQNIWNDRWNAQVFAGGGYGVVMIDFHGSTGYGQAFTDSISGDWGDKPLEDLQKGLAAALERFVWLDGDQVCSLGASYGGFMQNWIAGKWPDRFRCIVNHAGIFDQRSMYYSTEELWFPEWENGGPYFAVPGNYEKYNPASLVENWRTPMLVSHGRNDYRVPYTQGLATFTALQRRGIESRLLFFPDENHWVLKPANSVQWYGEVLAWLDRHLK, encoded by the coding sequence ATGCGTATCCAGCCGAGCCATGTCCTGATGGTGCTGAGCGCGGCCGCGGGCGTGTCAGCCGCCGGCGCCGCGGGCCGCGCCTTTACCGCAGCCGACCTGGTCGGCCTTGCGCGCATCAGCGATCCGCAGCTGTCGGCCGACGGACGCTGGCTGGCCTATGTCGTGAGCGAACTCGACCAGGCGGCCAACAAGCGGCGCTCCGATATCTGGCTGCAGGACCTCACGCAGAAATCCGCGCCGGCGCGGCGCCTTACGGCCGACCCGGCCAACGACACGAGCCCGCGCTGGGCGGCGGATGGCAATTATCTGTATTTCCTCTCGGCGCGCTCTGGCAGCACGCAGCTGTGGCGAATCTCCCCGAGGGGAGGCGAAGCGCAGGCAGTGTCCTCGCTGCCGGTCGATGTCGGCACCTTCAAACTGGCGCCGGTCGGTTCGCGGGTGGTGATGAGCCTCGATGTGTATCCCGACTGCGCCGACCTCGCTTGCACCGCGGAGCGCAGCAAACAAGACACGGCGAAGCAAGCGACCGGCGAGATACACGATCAGCTGTTCGTGCGCCACTGGGACAGTTGGGATGACGGCAAGCGCTCGCAGCTCTTCGGCGCGGTGATTGGCGCGGATGGGAGACTCTCGCAGCCGGTTGCTTTGTCTGCCGCCGTGGCGGCCAACGTGCCATCGCGCCCTTTCGGCGGCGATGAGGAATACACGCTGTCGAATGACGGCGAACGTGTCATATTCAGCGCGCGGCTCGCGAATGCCAGCGAGGCCTGGTCGACCAACTTCGATCTCTACGAGGTCGACGCCGCCGGCGGCGGGGCGCCCCGCAATCTCACCGCCGACAATCCTGCCTGGGACAGCGAACCCGTGTACCTTGCCAATGGCGATCTCGCCTACCTGGCAATGCGCCGGCCCGGATTCGAGTCAGACCGGTTCGGTATCATGCTGCGCGAGCGCAGCGGCAAGACGCGTGAAGTCGCGCCGCAATGGGATCGTTCCGTATCGACACTCGCCCGTGGCACCGATGGCAAGAGCCTGCTCGCCGTCGCCGACGACCTGGGGCAACATCGCCTGTTCAAGGTCGACATCGGCAGCGGCAAGGTCACCGCGCTCACCGGTGACGGCCAGGTCGGCGGCTTCACGGCGGGTCCGCGTGGCATCATCGTGACCCAGGGCTCACTCGTGCATCCGGCCGACCTCTATTGGCTCGGCCGGGGGCCGGCGACGCGGCTGAGCACGGTCAATGACGATCGCCTCGCCGGTATTTCGCTCGGGGCTGCCGAGCCGTTCACTTTCAGCGGCTGGAACAACGAGACTGTTCATGGCTATGTCGTCAGGCCCCATGGCTATACCGAGGGCAAGCGCTTCCCGGTCGCTTTCGTCGTTCACGGTGGCCCGCAGGGGAGTTTTCAGAACATCTGGAACGATCGCTGGAATGCACAGGTTTTCGCTGGTGGCGGCTATGGCGTGGTGATGATCGACTTTCACGGCTCGACGGGCTACGGCCAGGCATTCACCGATTCGATCAGCGGTGACTGGGGTGACAAGCCTCTAGAGGATCTGCAAAAAGGCCTGGCGGCAGCGCTCGAGCGCTTCGTGTGGCTCGATGGTGATCAAGTCTGCTCGCTCGGCGCCTCGTATGGCGGTTTCATGCAGAACTGGATCGCGGGCAAGTGGCCGGATCGATTTCGCTGCATCGTCAATCACGCCGGAATTTTCGACCAGCGCAGCATGTACTACAGCACCGAGGAACTGTGGTTTCCGGAATGGGAGAACGGTGGGCCGTACTTCGCGGTCCCCGGCAACTACGAAAAATACAACCCCGCCAGTCTCGTCGAAAACTGGCGCACGCCCATGCTGGTATCACACGGCCGCAACGACTATCGCGTGCCCTATACCCAGGGTCTCGCGACCTTCACGGCCTTGCAGCGACGGGGCATCGAGAGCCGTCTCCTGTTCTTCCCGGATGAGAACCACTGGGTCTTGAAGCCCGCGAACAGCGTGCAGTGGTACGGTGAGGTGCTCGCCTGGCTCGATCGCCATCTCAAATGA
- a CDS encoding HAD family hydrolase has protein sequence MRGELRAICFDLDNTFWDAWPVLERAEQCLQDWLLANMPRLAARYPLAAQRDQRLQLARANPRHAHDVTWLRSESLRRLAVECGYGADLAAAAFAVFLAERQRVEIYTDVHLALPRLHGRMRLATLTNGNADLEAIGLAGYFEQVLTARDVGAAKPDAEAFLAAANRLGIEPARIAYVGDEPMVDVVGARAAGMRAVWINRLDKRWPEELVPPDLQVRDLDELADLLL, from the coding sequence ATGCGCGGCGAGTTACGGGCCATCTGTTTCGATCTCGACAACACCTTCTGGGACGCCTGGCCGGTGCTCGAGCGGGCCGAGCAATGCCTGCAGGACTGGCTGCTCGCGAATATGCCGCGCCTGGCCGCGCGTTATCCACTCGCCGCGCAGCGCGATCAGCGTCTGCAGCTCGCGCGGGCAAATCCGCGACATGCGCATGATGTGACCTGGTTGCGCAGCGAATCCTTGCGCCGGCTGGCTGTCGAATGCGGCTATGGCGCCGATCTCGCCGCGGCCGCTTTCGCCGTCTTCCTCGCCGAACGCCAACGTGTGGAGATCTACACCGATGTCCACCTCGCCCTGCCGCGACTGCATGGCCGGATGCGCCTTGCGACATTGACCAACGGTAATGCCGACCTCGAAGCGATCGGACTCGCCGGGTACTTCGAGCAGGTCCTGACGGCGCGCGATGTGGGCGCCGCGAAGCCCGATGCCGAAGCATTTCTCGCGGCAGCGAACCGGCTTGGCATTGAACCCGCGCGTATCGCCTATGTTGGCGATGAGCCGATGGTCGATGTGGTAGGCGCCCGCGCGGCCGGCATGCGCGCGGTATGGATCAATCGACTGGACAAGCGCTGGCCGGAGGAGCTGGTTCCGCCCGATCTGCAGGTCCGCGACCTCGATGAACTCGCGGACCTGCTGTTGTGA
- a CDS encoding helix-turn-helix domain-containing protein, producing MVEDVVGCKWSLCVLDLVSRGINRPGAMQRSVVGLSTKVLNERLRKLVRFGVLERQAFAEVPPRVEYHLTDLGVRFRGLLDAIEELERDFPRRALAAKPLRRRG from the coding sequence ATGGTGGAAGATGTGGTCGGTTGCAAGTGGTCGTTATGCGTGCTCGACCTGGTCAGCCGCGGTATCAATCGTCCTGGCGCAATGCAGCGCAGTGTTGTTGGCCTCAGCACGAAGGTCCTGAACGAAAGACTCCGCAAATTGGTGCGCTTCGGTGTTCTCGAGCGTCAGGCATTCGCCGAAGTACCGCCGCGCGTCGAGTACCACCTGACAGATCTGGGCGTCCGCTTTCGCGGACTCCTGGATGCGATCGAGGAACTCGAGCGTGACTTTCCGCGCCGCGCATTGGCGGCGAAACCGCTGCGCAGGCGCGGCTGA
- a CDS encoding carboxypeptidase M32: protein MAQSPYEQLEQEWRRLHTFRGALSLLRWDAAVMMPRGSADVRGEQLATLESECHALLTAPKVSRLLERAEANRQCLEDWQVANLREMRRQRDHAIALPVRLITRLAKATAAAEAGWIGAQQSGFATLVPLLEEVLQLTRDRAALLGQALNLPPYDALLDLYSPGITADEVEQIFRALGRRLPQLINETIVAQQRDPALALTGKFAPGKQRQLAMEVMRAIGFPFDRGRLDEAPHPFTEGVHGDVRVATHFRNTDVFHGLLGALHETGHALYDMGLPREWRDQPVGRDRGVALEQSQALLLEMIVARSRAFVAYLRPLLGKYFDVSGPEWEPENIYRQLTRVQRSCVRIDADELTYPVHVMIRFELERELLDGKLAVRNLAEAWNAAMESRLGVRPQTDVEGCLQDVHWALGSFGYFPAYALGGVIAAQLNEAMRRDLRSLDSEIANGDFRNMYEWLGKNVYMHGARIPMPQLLKEATGKPLSAASAVRYLEAKYLDVDKAQGSAAA, encoded by the coding sequence ATGGCCCAGTCACCTTACGAGCAACTAGAGCAGGAATGGCGTCGGTTACACACCTTTCGCGGCGCGCTATCGCTGCTGCGCTGGGATGCGGCCGTGATGATGCCGCGGGGCAGCGCCGATGTGCGCGGCGAGCAGCTCGCGACACTCGAGTCCGAATGCCATGCCCTGCTCACTGCGCCGAAGGTTTCAAGGTTGCTCGAGCGCGCGGAAGCCAACCGGCAGTGCCTCGAGGACTGGCAAGTGGCCAACCTGCGCGAAATGCGCCGACAACGCGATCACGCGATTGCGCTGCCGGTCCGGCTGATCACGAGGCTCGCGAAGGCGACGGCGGCCGCCGAGGCCGGCTGGATCGGCGCCCAGCAGTCCGGATTTGCGACGCTGGTGCCCCTGCTGGAGGAGGTGTTGCAACTCACGCGTGATCGGGCGGCGCTCCTCGGCCAGGCGCTCAATCTGCCGCCTTACGACGCCTTGCTCGATCTGTACAGCCCGGGCATCACAGCCGACGAAGTGGAGCAGATCTTTCGCGCACTCGGTCGCCGATTGCCGCAATTGATCAACGAGACCATCGTGGCCCAGCAACGCGACCCGGCGCTCGCCCTGACTGGCAAGTTCGCGCCCGGCAAGCAGCGCCAGCTCGCCATGGAAGTCATGCGCGCGATTGGTTTTCCATTCGATCGCGGCCGGCTCGACGAGGCACCGCATCCGTTCACGGAGGGCGTGCACGGCGATGTGCGTGTCGCCACGCATTTTCGCAACACGGATGTCTTCCACGGCCTGCTCGGCGCATTGCACGAAACCGGGCACGCGCTCTACGACATGGGGCTGCCACGCGAGTGGCGGGACCAGCCGGTCGGTCGCGATCGCGGCGTCGCGCTCGAGCAGAGCCAGGCGCTGCTCCTGGAGATGATCGTCGCGCGAAGTCGCGCATTTGTCGCCTATCTGCGGCCGCTCCTTGGCAAGTATTTCGACGTCAGCGGACCGGAGTGGGAGCCGGAGAACATCTACCGGCAATTGACCCGTGTGCAGCGCAGTTGCGTGCGTATCGATGCCGACGAGCTCACTTACCCGGTGCACGTCATGATACGTTTCGAGCTGGAGCGAGAGCTGCTCGATGGCAAGCTCGCGGTACGAAACCTTGCCGAAGCCTGGAATGCGGCCATGGAGTCGCGCCTTGGTGTGCGCCCGCAAACGGATGTTGAAGGCTGCCTGCAGGACGTTCATTGGGCCCTGGGTTCGTTCGGGTATTTTCCCGCCTATGCCCTGGGTGGTGTGATCGCCGCGCAGCTCAACGAAGCGATGCGGCGCGACCTGCGTTCCCTTGACAGCGAGATCGCGAACGGCGATTTTCGCAATATGTACGAGTGGCTTGGCAAGAATGTCTATATGCACGGCGCACGCATCCCGATGCCGCAGTTGCTGAAGGAGGCAACCGGCAAGCCGCTGAGCGCGGCAAGCGCCGTGCGCTACCTCGAAGCCAAGTACCTGGATGTCGACAAGGCGCAAGGCAGCGCCGCCGCATGA
- a CDS encoding putative zinc-binding metallopeptidase produces the protein MAETTRQHSRRARRGQDDARPLTRQALSRLSDDELLDLRFCDLPLSLRTGRLAHAIRRLRSELTSRGLRVQPRIWIADEWFTPDGIVGFAVPFYLAHPRLARLERRMMGEVEGGNGSWLMRILRHETGHAIDNAFRLRRRRRCRDVFGPASRPYPDRYRARPGSRRYVQHLGDWYAQAHPTEDFAETFAVWLQPRSRWRSQYADWPAIEKLELMQELMSALAGRSPAVHSDETIDSFASDRRTLRSHYRRKQARYRFFRAQAIDDLLRDNFAVAVEGDARQRTAALLRSARASLTRRIADETGVPRYTVRQILRTAIERSDELRLCVDGSQREARQVAAAILRRLVVIYSRGESYSVTL, from the coding sequence ATGGCTGAAACGACACGACAGCACTCGCGCCGAGCGAGGCGAGGGCAAGACGACGCACGGCCGCTGACGCGCCAGGCGCTGTCGCGTTTGTCCGACGACGAGCTGCTCGATCTTCGTTTCTGCGATCTGCCCTTGTCCCTGCGCACGGGCCGTCTCGCGCACGCGATCAGGCGGTTGCGCTCCGAGCTCACATCGCGGGGATTGCGTGTGCAGCCACGCATCTGGATCGCGGACGAGTGGTTCACACCGGATGGCATCGTGGGCTTCGCGGTGCCGTTTTATCTGGCTCATCCGCGACTCGCCCGGCTCGAGCGCCGCATGATGGGCGAAGTCGAAGGCGGCAATGGCAGCTGGCTCATGCGCATCCTGCGCCACGAGACCGGTCATGCCATCGACAATGCCTTCCGGTTGCGCCGGCGCCGTCGTTGTCGCGACGTGTTCGGACCCGCAAGTCGTCCGTATCCGGACCGTTATCGCGCGAGGCCGGGCAGCCGCCGCTACGTGCAGCATCTGGGTGACTGGTACGCCCAGGCGCATCCGACCGAGGATTTCGCCGAGACCTTTGCAGTCTGGCTGCAGCCGCGTTCGCGTTGGCGCAGCCAGTACGCCGACTGGCCAGCGATCGAAAAGCTCGAGTTGATGCAGGAGTTGATGAGCGCCTTGGCGGGGCGCAGTCCCGCTGTGCACAGCGACGAGACAATCGACAGTTTCGCGAGTGACCGGCGCACGTTGCGCTCGCATTATCGTCGCAAGCAGGCGCGTTATCGCTTTTTTCGCGCACAGGCGATCGATGATCTGCTGCGCGACAACTTCGCAGTTGCAGTCGAGGGCGACGCACGCCAGCGTACGGCAGCGTTGTTGCGCAGCGCCCGCGCGTCACTCACGCGGCGGATTGCCGACGAAACCGGCGTGCCGCGCTATACTGTCCGGCAGATACTGCGCACGGCAATCGAGCGCAGCGACGAATTACGCTTGTGTGTCGATGGTTCGCAACGCGAGGCGCGGCAGGTCGCCGCGGCCATACTGCGGCGTCTGGTGGTCATTTATTCGCGAGGCGAGAGTTACTCCGTGACTTTATGA